In the Silurus meridionalis isolate SWU-2019-XX chromosome 6, ASM1480568v1, whole genome shotgun sequence genome, one interval contains:
- the LOC124387159 gene encoding uncharacterized protein LOC124387159 isoform X1 has translation MLKITERRRSTRVSNLHTLCCWCCCVSDMESCRVPHHVLLSFTLIFIFISIPVPASAEDTVQVKFNQRAVLPCKRRCSGEAKWTLFSNRSVVVAQCDQTSCRSSDGYKMSHDQYLKGDLSLTITAADYSKRNRYTCVCDGDDIEHVLLSINPMKSSLHIYPGEDLQLELHVSERVEVTYRSKYSGDLYGEQICSVERRSLTCTDKYTWRTSLTNTLLTLRGIKVSDGGVYSVQDSVNKEDLHIYSVSVRDLDSGAKRASTMWMIVLLLLLVVGAV, from the exons ATGTTAAAGATCACGGAGAGGAGAAGATCAACCAGAGTTTCTAATCTTCACACTTTG TGCTGCTGGTGCTGTTGTGTCTCAGACATGGAGTCCTGCAGGGTTCCTCACCATGTCCTGCTTTCATTCAccctcatcttcatcttcatctctaTCCCAG TACCTGCATCAGCTGAAGATACTGTACAGGTGAAGTTTAATCAGCGTGCAGTTCTGCCTTGTAAACGGAGATGTTCTGGTGAAGCCAAATGGACTCTGTTCAGTAATAGAAGTGTTGTAGTGGCTCAGTGTGATCAGACGTCCTGCAGATCATCAGATGGATATAAAATGTCTCATGATCAGTACCTGAAAGGAGATCTGAGCctcaccatcactgcagctgATTACAGTAAGAGGAACaggtacacgtgtgtgtgtgatggtgatgacaTTGAACATGTTCTTCTCAGCATCAATC CCATGAAATCTTCACTTCACATATACCCTGGTGAAGATCTGCAGCTGGAGTTACACGtatcagagagagtggaggtgACCTATAGGAGTAAATATTCAGGAGATCTATATGGTGAACAGATCTGCAGTGTGGAGAGAAGATCACTGACCTGTACAGATAAATACACATGGAGAAcatcactcactaacacacttcTTACTCTGAGAGGAATAAAAGTATCTGATGGAGGAGTTTACAGCGTCCAGGACTCAGTGAATAAAGAAGATCTTCATATTTACTCAGTATCAGTGAGAG
- the LOC124387164 gene encoding uncharacterized protein LOC124387164, producing MSNYRTKLRNLGCSVVTINSMKHKPTGISNPAFGVKKPPKAEVNFCPSFLPGETPDSMEQVRVSLLSEVKKKNNEQTVRRLMDISFALRRQEVVKESPLIADFKSRWPALFQENEVCAEFTHINTVALISKFFSKLDEHTPNLLRIFAKRGGAQGQRIRKLLMPLTQCACVIVKRECDLKALFVYLNEDPDNLIKEYMDADFCNA from the exons atgtcaaattacAGAACCAAGCTGCGGAATCTTGGTTGTAGTGTAGTGACCATTAATTCCATGAAGCACAAACCTACGGGTATAAGCAATCCAGCTTTTGGTGTCAAGAAGCCACCTAAAGCTGAAGTTAACTTTTGTCCCTCATTTCTTCCTGGTGAAACTCCTGACAGTATGGAGCAAGTCAGAGTCTCCCTTCTTTCTGAGGTtaagaagaaaaacaatgagCAAACTGTGAGAAGATTAATGGACATTTCTTTTGCATTGAGAAGACAAGAGGTTGTCAAAGAATCTCCACTTATTGCTGACTTTAAGAGCAGATGGCCAGCTTTGTTCCAAGAAAATGAG GTTTGTGCTGAATTCACTCACATAAACACTGTAGCCTTAATTTCAAAATTCTTCTCAAAGCTGGATGAACACACTCCAAATCTTTTGAGGATCTTTGCCAAGAGAGGTGGAGCTCAGGGACAACGGATAAGGAAACTTCTCATGCCACTTACACAG TGTGCCTGCGTTATTGTTAAGAGGGAGTGTGACCTCAAAGCCCTGTTTGTCTACCTAAATGAGGATCCTGACAATTTAATCAAGGAGTACATG gATGCAGATTTTTGCAATGCTTAA